In Malania oleifera isolate guangnan ecotype guangnan chromosome 8, ASM2987363v1, whole genome shotgun sequence, a single window of DNA contains:
- the LOC131162589 gene encoding protein neprosin-like, whose protein sequence is MAKAYLRFLLVAFALILSSSCIHGGRNSARKGTIKTIHSTDGDIIDCVDIYKQPAFDHPLLKNHKIQIELGFIPSQWNQEKQESVVRQTWHESGECPEGTIPIRRSTTSTPVRRSSTSTPVRRSTSSLVSSPFPYSIQPNFSFRGEPYEYAVAFENHAMYRGASAKLNVWNPRTNENERSSAQIWLVAGYIENINTVEVGWAVDPERYGDHKTRLFVYWTTTSYRQGCFDLECPGFVQLSPKYALGTDLHPLSSYEGPQYEINIFIIQNLQTGNWYLKFQDVILGYWPGSLMQAMKNGAAGVQWGGQVTNLRSGDRHTTTQMGSGYFTPGGFQKASFVKKMEVISNGVVRDPENIDTQVSNVFCYDLHVAIRNDDNGFYFYYGGPGYGTACTS, encoded by the exons ATGGCAAAGGCTTATCTTAGATTTCTCTTGGTAGCATTTGCTCTCATCCTGAGCAGTAGTTGTATCCATGGAGGAAGGAATTCAGCCAGAAAAGGAACGATCAAAACCATCCAT AGTACGGATGGTGATATTATCGATTGTGTTGATATCTACAAACAACCTGCTTTCGATCATCCACTACTAAAGAATCATAAAATACAG ATTGAACTAGGTTTCATTCCAAGTCAATGGAACCAAGAAAAGCAAGAGAGTGTGGTTAGGCAGACTTGGCATGAGAGTGGTGAGTGCCCAGAAGGAACAATCCCCATTAGAAGATCAACGACATCAACTCCAGTTAGAAGATCATCGACATCAACTCCAGTTAGAAGATCAACATCATCATTAGTGTCATCTCCATTTCCATATTCCATTCAACCCAATTTTAGCTTCCGAGGTGAACCATATGAG TATGCTGTGGCATTTGAAAACCATGCGATGTACCGTGGAGCTTCAGCAAAACTTAACGTATGGAATCCTCGcacaaatgaaaatgaaagaagTTCAGCTCAAATTTGGCTTGTCGCTGGCTATATAGAGAACATAAATACTGTGGAGGTTGGATGGGCC GTTGATCCCGAGAGGTATGGTGATCACAAAACAAGGTTATTCGTATATTGGACG ACAACTAGTTATCGACAAGGCTGCTTTGATCTTGAGTGCCCTGGTTTTGTGCAATTATCTCCAAAATATGCTCTGGGAACAGACCTACATCCTTTATCCTCTTATGAGGGACCCCAATATGAAATAAACATATTTATTATACAG AATTTACAAACGGGGAATTGGTACCTGAAATTCCAAGACGTGATACTGGGATACTGGCCGGGGAGCCTTATGCAGGCAATGAAAAATGGGGCTGCGGGCGTGCAGTGGGGAGGGCAGGTGACGAACTTGAGATCAGGAGACCGTCACACTACGACTCAAATGGGAAGTGGGTATTTCACGCCAGGAGGCTTCCAGAAAGCGAGCTTTGTGAAAAAAATGGAAGTAATTTCCAATGGCGTGGTTAGAGATCCAGAGAACATCGACACGCAGGTGTCGAATGTCTTCTGCTACGATTTGCATGTTGCAATCAGAAATGACGACAATGGATTCTATTTCTATTATGGAGGTCCTGGGTATGGAACCGCCTGCACATCATGA